The Sulfolobales archaeon genome has a segment encoding these proteins:
- a CDS encoding DUF1122 family protein produces MNKSSNEDLEVYIECRQRELEKILRNPPRIAGDVETIIRRGRFREEYDLLFMKSGRRVFAVKIFCGRDGFRAWAEIYGVDPGIFLEIEDSIYEILSNALGPGEDLYVEYIWDEESMRLIDLGAPPQVTRIGFNLLKRGFTWFKTWYYPEGFMEGSIKIQAEKPISEVRRLEHVREICREVREFTSLWSFSRDPLILRALDRARVIDEILRCSSPT; encoded by the coding sequence ATGAATAAGAGTTCGAATGAAGATCTAGAGGTCTATATAGAGTGCCGGCAGAGAGAATTAGAGAAGATACTTAGAAATCCTCCTAGAATAGCGGGAGATGTGGAGACTATTATTAGAAGAGGTAGATTCAGAGAAGAATATGATCTTTTATTTATGAAGAGTGGTAGAAGGGTTTTTGCTGTAAAGATATTCTGCGGGAGAGATGGCTTCAGAGCGTGGGCAGAGATCTATGGAGTTGATCCCGGGATCTTCCTTGAGATAGAGGATTCAATATATGAGATATTATCAAACGCTCTAGGACCTGGAGAAGATCTATATGTAGAATACATATGGGATGAGGAAAGCATGAGACTCATAGATCTGGGAGCTCCTCCTCAGGTGACGAGAATAGGCTTTAACCTTCTTAAGAGAGGGTTTACATGGTTTAAAACATGGTACTATCCAGAAGGATTTATGGAGGGTAGTATAAAGATACAGGCTGAAAAACCGATCTCGGAGGTCAGAAGATTAGAACATGTGAGAGAGATATGTAGAGAGGTTAGAGAATTCACATCTCTCTGGAGCTTCTCAAGAGACCCTCTCATACTAAGAGCTCTGGATAGAGCTAGAGTAATAGATGAGATACTTAGATGCTCCTCACCAACCTAA
- a CDS encoding class II fumarate hydratase — MKYSEKAVEVYLSTGTRFPRRIIWAMGLIKYAAAKANTELGLLDREIGEAIMKASLELSEGRYDDLVVVDVFQTGSGTGLNMNVNEIIALKASELSGLKVHPNDHVNMGQSSNDVVPSAVRISALAEVRDVLIPSLERFIESLNTLASKTDDVVKPGRTHLRDALPVTMGQEFSAYSNAFTLDLDLLKRSLEIIREIPIGGTAVGTGLNAHPRLGQMIVEEINRVAGLNLVVASSRFRAMRLLTDLISLSGVMRVLALDLMRLCQDIRLMFSGPFTGIGEIDIPQEIPGSSIMPGKTNPVTVEASMLAAAQVIGLDHSNTMAGSLGEFELSMGIPLIGYNIVMQIRLLSEAFNKMRDHVISRIEPNRERARELAERSPALVTIISPVIGYDKASEIARAVSRGLSIREALKNLGYSDEEISRILDLRRLVRPGIPAREY, encoded by the coding sequence ATGAAGTACTCTGAGAAAGCTGTAGAGGTCTACCTCTCTACCGGGACTAGATTTCCTCGTAGGATTATATGGGCTATGGGTTTGATTAAATATGCTGCTGCTAAGGCTAATACAGAGCTAGGTCTTCTCGATAGAGAGATTGGAGAGGCTATTATGAAAGCATCTCTAGAGCTTTCTGAGGGTAGATATGATGATCTTGTTGTTGTAGATGTTTTTCAAACCGGCTCGGGTACAGGGCTTAACATGAATGTTAACGAGATCATAGCTTTGAAAGCTTCAGAGTTAAGTGGTTTAAAGGTTCATCCTAATGACCATGTTAATATGGGTCAGTCATCTAATGATGTAGTTCCCAGCGCTGTGAGGATCTCTGCTCTAGCTGAGGTTAGAGATGTTCTCATACCTTCTCTAGAGAGATTTATAGAGTCTCTCAATACTCTGGCTTCTAAAACCGATGATGTTGTAAAACCTGGGAGAACTCATTTGAGAGATGCTCTTCCTGTGACAATGGGTCAGGAGTTTTCTGCGTATTCTAATGCTTTCACTCTTGATCTAGATCTTCTCAAAAGATCTCTTGAGATAATCAGAGAAATTCCTATAGGAGGTACTGCTGTTGGAACTGGCTTGAATGCTCATCCGAGACTTGGACAGATGATCGTTGAAGAGATAAATAGGGTTGCAGGATTAAACCTGGTTGTAGCCTCAAGCAGGTTTAGAGCTATGAGACTTCTAACAGATCTTATTTCTCTGAGTGGCGTTATGAGAGTTCTAGCTCTGGATCTCATGAGATTATGTCAGGATATAAGATTAATGTTCTCAGGACCTTTCACAGGGATTGGAGAGATCGATATTCCTCAGGAGATTCCTGGAAGCAGTATAATGCCTGGGAAGACTAATCCTGTGACTGTAGAAGCATCAATGCTTGCAGCGGCACAAGTGATAGGTTTGGATCATTCTAACACGATGGCGGGATCTCTAGGAGAATTCGAGCTCAGCATGGGGATACCTCTCATAGGCTATAACATAGTTATGCAGATCAGACTACTTTCAGAAGCCTTCAATAAAATGAGAGATCATGTGATCAGCAGGATAGAGCCTAATAGAGAGAGAGCTAGAGAACTTGCTGAAAGAAGTCCCGCGCTGGTGACTATAATATCGCCTGTGATAGGATATGATAAAGCTTCTGAGATAGCTAGAGCTGTCTCAAGAGGATTATCTATTAGAGAAGCACTGAAGAATCTTGGATATAGTGATGAAGAGATAAGCAGGATACTAGATCTGAGAAGACTTGTAAGACCTGGGATACCTGCTAGAGAGTATTAG